The following are encoded in a window of Mumia flava genomic DNA:
- a CDS encoding family 78 glycoside hydrolase catalytic domain: protein MSHQDARPPVRRVLTALALAMTLIFAAFAGAASAATSAATSTTLTSTNSASVELTDLEVEKKPEPIGIDVDEPRFSWVIDTDARDVTQTSYRLRLATRADALTGAGDGDVDALMWDSGTVDSDASANVAYTGPALDPATAYHWRVDVVTSAGKAHAASTFRTGLDSDADWAGAAWIGNARGGDADPLDMSGASWIWSSDATTGGAPAEDRAFRSAWTAPDGKTATKAEILITADDSYTLWLNGEQIGQTVPEDNGWQKSRLFEAALQPDRNVIAVRTTNGPGSPAGLIAKVRTTWSDGSTSVATTDGSWKVAAQIPSGFQDPAFDDSAWESAKQLATYGSGPWGSGVRPPADEVAPAPLLRKEFEVGDDLKAATLYVAAGGYADVTLNGAPISDDVLSPGYTDYDDHVQYVGTDLTDQLEPGANALGMELGRGFYGMTGGNVWRWESPPWHDEPVVRGVLRLEYADGSTEDVVTDDSWTIHDGPTVFDDLYAGETYDARLVQDGFDTVGFADDAWMAASEVDGPKGELVNQRQQPIRVTEELPATEITEPADGVYVVKFPRVLAGWVQFDVKGPAGTTIRAQYGEKLLSNGRPNFSNNGGFQSGFQTDRFILAGTGEKESWESRFSYKGFQYIEVTGWPGDDAPPLSAFTAKAVHTDAAETGSFDSSSPVMNDVHRAVVDTLKNNIHGIPTDTPMFEKNGWTGDAAVGAEMFMMNLDTHELFAKWVGDMNDSRDENGAPYVIAPSSGDWGQWGVNTPWHSAYVMIPWWLYQYGGDDRVVSRYYDGMKTYVDLEFGRSDGGLVTNPRLGDWVSPEASPAGGNAPEDTRVSNTAYLYAMLTTMERTAKHLGKDADAEAFAEHAAVVKDTFNDRFLDTDAGSYRGNGDRGYRQTHNVLALAFGLAPDEETADAVAASIVADVKAKNMHLNTGVLGTKYLLPVLTDHGYADVAYQLATQTSYPSWGYMTENGGTTMWEHWSLDARSRGHYFLGTVDDWFYHDVAGITPSEDTGYRDVTVAPAVTKQMDWARASTQTPYGPVRSDWRSEGDRLSMKVDVPVGSTATVRIPAQNVWAVTESGTPVAQADGVHDVAYAGGDVVVEVGSGSYAFLSDAQAGLVGDAKEQVSALRAALDDVHVTGLRRIALALAKAQALVADHASGRALDLARADKDDRSADALLIAHRNVERIGDTIRLLGLSDAEEQSLRASEQAARDALAVAVADLLSVSVAAAGPDEPVRPGDRAPIMVTADNGGDRQVRDVTASVTGLPEGWEQVAPTDIATKLRGGAQADGTVEVVVSEDQSPATVKGAARVAFTVAGAHLEISAPFQVEVVSAISVEDVTVTPGETRPGSAVTVTAQVRNVGSVAVSGSAEVRVPDAWTAPDAVDVEVPAGGSTQVSVDVTVPRDTVRAQAEHELAVAFVRGGEDVATGSGTATVSIDADVSDAIDHVDLGDGASEQAHALTASPSSGTSYEAGVTRRYAGHLTPFSHFEFDMAVEAGEPFVLRVTETYDRAQTKRYKVYVDGEEVLFRTYEHASGAGTETYEFVVPAEHAAADGTVRVTFENQDDPAYYDPSIADVWTRPLG from the coding sequence ATGTCCCACCAGGACGCTCGACCACCCGTACGCCGTGTGCTGACCGCGCTCGCGCTCGCGATGACGCTGATCTTCGCCGCGTTCGCGGGAGCCGCGTCCGCTGCGACCAGCGCAGCCACCAGCACCACGCTGACCAGCACAAACAGCGCGTCGGTCGAGCTCACCGACCTCGAGGTCGAGAAGAAGCCCGAGCCGATCGGCATCGACGTCGACGAGCCGCGCTTCAGCTGGGTGATCGACACCGACGCGCGCGACGTCACGCAGACCTCCTACCGCCTCCGCCTCGCGACCCGCGCCGACGCGCTCACCGGCGCAGGCGACGGCGACGTCGACGCACTCATGTGGGACAGCGGCACGGTCGACTCCGATGCGTCCGCGAACGTCGCCTACACCGGACCCGCGCTCGACCCCGCGACCGCGTACCACTGGCGGGTCGACGTCGTCACGAGCGCCGGCAAGGCGCACGCGGCCAGCACCTTCCGTACCGGCCTCGACAGCGACGCCGACTGGGCCGGCGCGGCGTGGATCGGCAACGCCCGCGGCGGCGACGCCGACCCGCTCGACATGAGCGGCGCGTCGTGGATCTGGTCGTCCGACGCGACCACCGGGGGAGCACCGGCCGAGGACCGGGCGTTCCGCTCCGCCTGGACCGCGCCCGACGGCAAGACGGCCACGAAGGCGGAGATCCTCATCACCGCCGACGACTCGTACACGCTCTGGCTGAACGGCGAGCAGATCGGCCAGACCGTGCCGGAGGACAACGGGTGGCAGAAGTCCCGCCTGTTCGAAGCGGCGCTGCAGCCCGACCGCAACGTGATCGCGGTCCGCACGACCAACGGCCCCGGCTCGCCCGCCGGCCTGATCGCGAAGGTCCGCACCACCTGGTCCGACGGCTCCACATCCGTCGCGACCACCGACGGCAGCTGGAAGGTCGCGGCGCAGATCCCGTCCGGCTTCCAGGATCCGGCGTTCGACGACAGCGCCTGGGAGTCCGCGAAGCAGCTCGCCACGTACGGCTCCGGGCCGTGGGGGAGCGGCGTGCGCCCGCCGGCCGACGAGGTCGCGCCGGCGCCGCTGCTGCGCAAGGAGTTCGAGGTCGGAGACGACCTGAAGGCCGCCACCCTGTACGTCGCGGCCGGCGGCTACGCCGACGTGACCCTCAACGGCGCCCCGATCAGCGACGACGTGCTGTCGCCCGGCTACACCGACTACGACGACCACGTGCAGTACGTCGGCACCGACCTCACCGACCAGCTCGAGCCCGGCGCGAACGCGCTCGGCATGGAGCTCGGTCGCGGGTTCTACGGCATGACCGGCGGCAACGTCTGGCGCTGGGAGTCGCCGCCGTGGCACGACGAGCCGGTCGTCCGGGGCGTCCTGCGCCTGGAGTACGCCGACGGCAGCACCGAGGACGTCGTCACCGACGACTCGTGGACGATCCACGACGGCCCGACGGTCTTCGACGACCTGTACGCCGGCGAGACGTACGACGCGCGGCTGGTCCAGGACGGCTTCGACACGGTCGGGTTCGCCGACGACGCCTGGATGGCGGCGAGCGAGGTCGACGGGCCGAAGGGCGAGCTCGTCAACCAGCGCCAGCAGCCGATCCGCGTGACCGAGGAGCTTCCGGCGACCGAGATCACCGAGCCGGCCGACGGCGTGTACGTCGTGAAGTTCCCGCGGGTGCTCGCAGGCTGGGTCCAGTTCGACGTCAAGGGGCCTGCCGGGACGACGATCCGCGCGCAGTACGGCGAGAAGCTGCTGAGCAACGGCCGCCCGAACTTCTCCAACAACGGCGGCTTCCAGTCCGGCTTCCAGACGGACCGCTTCATCCTCGCCGGGACGGGTGAGAAGGAGTCGTGGGAGTCGCGGTTCTCGTACAAGGGCTTCCAGTACATCGAGGTCACCGGCTGGCCCGGCGACGACGCGCCGCCGCTGAGCGCGTTCACCGCGAAGGCCGTGCACACCGACGCGGCGGAGACCGGGTCGTTCGACAGCTCGAGCCCGGTGATGAACGATGTGCACCGCGCCGTCGTCGACACGCTGAAGAACAACATCCACGGCATCCCGACCGACACCCCGATGTTCGAGAAGAACGGCTGGACCGGTGATGCGGCCGTCGGCGCCGAGATGTTCATGATGAACCTCGACACCCACGAGCTGTTCGCCAAGTGGGTCGGCGACATGAACGACAGCCGCGACGAGAACGGCGCGCCGTACGTGATCGCGCCGAGCTCGGGCGACTGGGGCCAGTGGGGCGTCAACACCCCGTGGCACTCGGCGTACGTGATGATCCCGTGGTGGCTCTACCAGTACGGCGGCGACGACCGCGTCGTGAGCCGCTACTACGACGGGATGAAGACCTACGTCGACCTGGAGTTCGGCCGCTCCGACGGCGGGCTCGTCACGAACCCGCGGCTCGGCGACTGGGTGAGCCCCGAGGCGAGCCCCGCCGGCGGGAACGCGCCGGAGGACACGCGGGTCTCGAACACCGCCTACCTGTACGCGATGCTCACCACGATGGAGCGCACGGCGAAGCACCTCGGCAAGGACGCGGACGCCGAGGCGTTCGCGGAGCACGCGGCCGTCGTCAAGGACACGTTCAACGACCGCTTCCTTGACACCGACGCCGGCTCCTACCGCGGCAACGGCGACCGTGGCTACCGCCAGACGCACAACGTCCTGGCGCTCGCGTTCGGCCTGGCGCCCGACGAGGAGACCGCCGACGCGGTCGCCGCCAGCATCGTCGCCGACGTGAAGGCCAAGAACATGCACCTCAACACCGGGGTGCTCGGCACGAAGTACCTGCTGCCGGTCCTGACCGACCACGGGTACGCCGACGTCGCCTACCAGCTCGCCACGCAGACCTCGTACCCGAGCTGGGGCTACATGACGGAGAACGGCGGCACCACGATGTGGGAGCACTGGTCGCTCGATGCGCGCTCCCGCGGCCACTACTTCCTCGGCACGGTCGACGACTGGTTCTACCACGACGTCGCCGGGATCACCCCGTCCGAGGACACCGGGTACCGCGACGTGACCGTCGCGCCCGCGGTGACGAAGCAGATGGACTGGGCGCGCGCGAGCACGCAGACGCCGTACGGTCCGGTGCGCAGCGACTGGCGCAGCGAGGGCGACCGGTTGTCGATGAAGGTCGACGTGCCGGTCGGCTCGACGGCGACGGTCCGGATCCCCGCGCAGAACGTGTGGGCCGTGACCGAGAGCGGCACCCCGGTGGCGCAGGCCGACGGCGTTCACGACGTCGCGTACGCCGGCGGTGACGTGGTCGTCGAGGTCGGGTCCGGATCGTACGCGTTCCTCTCCGACGCGCAGGCCGGTCTCGTCGGTGATGCGAAGGAGCAGGTGTCCGCGCTGCGTGCCGCCCTCGACGACGTCCACGTCACCGGGCTGCGGCGGATCGCGCTGGCGCTGGCGAAGGCGCAGGCGCTGGTCGCGGACCACGCGTCCGGCCGTGCGCTCGACCTCGCCCGCGCCGACAAGGACGACCGGTCCGCCGACGCGCTGCTGATCGCTCACCGCAACGTCGAGCGGATCGGCGACACGATCCGACTGCTCGGCCTGTCGGATGCCGAGGAGCAGTCGCTGCGCGCGTCCGAGCAGGCTGCGCGCGATGCGCTCGCGGTCGCGGTCGCGGACCTGTTGTCGGTCTCGGTCGCCGCGGCCGGGCCGGACGAGCCCGTACGCCCGGGTGACCGTGCGCCGATCATGGTCACGGCGGACAACGGCGGCGACCGGCAGGTCCGCGACGTGACCGCGTCCGTCACCGGTCTCCCCGAGGGTTGGGAGCAGGTCGCGCCGACGGACATCGCGACGAAGCTCCGCGGCGGAGCGCAGGCCGACGGCACGGTCGAGGTCGTCGTCAGTGAGGACCAGAGCCCGGCCACCGTCAAGGGGGCGGCACGGGTCGCGTTCACGGTCGCGGGGGCGCACCTGGAGATCAGCGCGCCGTTCCAGGTCGAGGTCGTCTCGGCGATCTCCGTCGAGGACGTCACGGTCACGCCGGGGGAGACGCGTCCGGGGTCGGCGGTCACCGTGACCGCGCAGGTGCGCAACGTCGGCAGCGTTGCGGTCTCGGGTAGCGCGGAGGTCCGCGTACCCGACGCCTGGACCGCTCCCGACGCCGTCGACGTCGAGGTGCCGGCGGGCGGGTCGACCCAGGTGAGTGTGGACGTCACCGTCCCGCGCGACACGGTCCGAGCACAGGCCGAGCACGAGCTGGCGGTCGCGTTCGTACGGGGCGGCGAGGACGTCGCGACCGGTTCGGGGACGGCGACCGTGAGCATCGACGCCGACGTGTCCGACGCGATCGACCACGTCGACCTCGGTGACGGCGCGTCGGAGCAGGCGCACGCGCTGACCGCCTCGCCGTCGTCGGGCACGAGCTACGAGGCCGGCGTCACGCGCCGGTACGCGGGACACCTGACCCCGTTCTCGCACTTCGAGTTCGACATGGCCGTCGAGGCGGGGGAGCCGTTCGTGCTGCGGGTGACGGAGACGTACGACCGGGCGCAGACGAAGCGCTACAAGGTCTACGTCGACGGCGAGGAGGTGCTGTTCCGGACGTACGAGCACGCGTCCGGCGCGGGCACGGAGACGTACGAGTTCGTGGTGCCGGCCGAGCACGCCGCGGCCGACGGGACGGTACGGGTGACGTTCGAGAACCAGGACGACCCCGCGTACTACGACCCGTCGATCGCCGACGTCTGGACGCGGCCTCTGGGGTAG
- a CDS encoding CocE/NonD family hydrolase, with translation MHAPPRAPRKPRSHTLLTALAALLVGAGLVAGSAGTASAKPDPHPYVLSGGVSSPVYSYADAIRETVWVLADDYDGDGAADKVAVDIVRPSELDDRGVDVPVIMDASPYYTSIGRGNESERKSYDAEGNLEQFPLFYDNYFVPRGYAYIAADVAGTARSTGCVDTGGDSDIGSIQAVVEWLNGNAEAVDADGQPVRADWSTGKTAMIGKSYDGTLANGVAATGVEGLETIVPISAISSWYDYTRSQGLPYSWDYSSGLASRVMTDRTFPQDCSAILDAMDAEDADETGEHNAFWDERDYRESAERNAENVEASVFIYHGLQDTNVKTRHFSTWWKALGEAGVTRKMWLSRVGHVDPFDVERDTWVPTLHRWFDHELMGIRNGILAEPRVRVETEPNEWVDSSRWPVRLTRTPLRPRADGELGLLPGWGGATSQSWVNDPGQRENTAVVEGDSENRLLYATSPLLREARLSGSMVAKIRVSTQVPTGQVGVMLVDYGEDERVLTSGDGARTTDVETCVGQSTASDDACYFTMERNIGTTPLQILGRGWARLDGAGTHDVTVTLDPDDAIVEKGHRLGVIVLGAVRGRVSTVDSTASTYTLDLRRSRFDLPGLVLPRPTWPGLGDLLPEAAEVPEGTVPAERRSLPPELDTP, from the coding sequence ATGCATGCTCCTCCACGCGCTCCGCGAAAGCCCAGATCCCACACCCTCCTCACCGCCCTCGCCGCCCTGCTGGTCGGGGCCGGTCTCGTCGCCGGCTCGGCGGGGACGGCCTCCGCCAAGCCGGATCCCCACCCCTACGTGCTTTCCGGCGGCGTCTCCTCCCCCGTCTACAGCTACGCCGACGCGATCCGCGAGACCGTCTGGGTCCTCGCGGACGACTACGACGGCGACGGCGCGGCCGACAAGGTCGCCGTCGACATCGTCCGGCCGAGCGAGCTCGACGACCGAGGCGTCGACGTGCCCGTCATCATGGACGCCAGCCCGTACTACACGAGCATCGGTCGCGGGAACGAGTCCGAGCGCAAGAGCTACGACGCCGAGGGCAACCTCGAGCAGTTCCCGCTCTTCTACGACAACTACTTCGTGCCGCGCGGCTACGCCTACATCGCGGCCGACGTCGCCGGTACGGCCCGCTCCACCGGCTGCGTCGACACCGGCGGTGATTCCGACATCGGCTCGATCCAGGCCGTCGTCGAGTGGCTGAACGGCAACGCCGAGGCAGTCGACGCCGACGGCCAGCCGGTCCGCGCCGACTGGTCGACCGGCAAGACCGCGATGATCGGCAAGAGCTACGACGGCACCCTCGCCAACGGCGTCGCCGCGACCGGCGTGGAGGGACTGGAGACGATCGTGCCGATCAGCGCGATCAGCTCGTGGTACGACTACACCCGGTCGCAGGGCCTCCCGTACAGCTGGGACTACTCCAGCGGGCTGGCGTCGCGCGTGATGACCGACCGTACGTTCCCGCAGGACTGCTCGGCGATCCTCGACGCGATGGACGCCGAGGACGCCGACGAGACCGGCGAGCACAATGCCTTCTGGGACGAGCGCGACTACCGCGAGTCCGCGGAGCGCAACGCCGAGAACGTCGAGGCCAGCGTGTTCATCTACCACGGTCTGCAGGACACGAACGTCAAGACGCGGCACTTCTCCACGTGGTGGAAGGCCCTCGGCGAGGCCGGGGTGACCCGCAAGATGTGGCTCAGCCGCGTCGGGCACGTCGACCCCTTCGACGTCGAGCGCGACACGTGGGTGCCGACGCTGCACCGCTGGTTCGACCACGAGCTGATGGGCATCCGCAACGGCATCCTCGCCGAGCCGCGGGTCCGCGTCGAGACCGAGCCGAACGAGTGGGTCGACTCCTCCAGATGGCCCGTCAGGCTGACCAGGACGCCCCTGCGCCCGCGGGCCGACGGCGAGCTCGGTCTGCTTCCCGGGTGGGGCGGCGCCACGTCCCAGAGCTGGGTCAACGATCCCGGGCAGCGCGAGAACACCGCCGTCGTCGAGGGCGACAGCGAGAACCGCCTGCTGTACGCGACGTCCCCGCTGCTGCGGGAGGCGCGGCTGTCGGGCTCGATGGTCGCGAAGATCCGGGTGAGCACCCAGGTGCCGACGGGTCAGGTCGGTGTGATGCTCGTCGACTACGGCGAGGACGAGCGTGTCCTCACCAGCGGGGACGGGGCGCGCACCACCGACGTCGAGACCTGCGTGGGCCAGTCGACCGCGAGCGACGACGCCTGCTACTTCACGATGGAGCGCAACATCGGCACGACGCCGCTGCAGATCCTCGGACGCGGTTGGGCACGTCTCGACGGCGCCGGGACGCACGACGTCACCGTCACGCTCGACCCCGACGACGCGATCGTGGAGAAGGGCCACCGCCTGGGTGTGATCGTGCTGGGGGCGGTCCGCGGACGGGTCAGCACCGTCGACTCGACGGCCTCCACGTACACGCTGGACCTGCGTCGTTCGCGGTTCGACCTGCCGGGGCTCGTGCTGCCGCGGCCGACGTGGCCCGGTCTCGGCGACCTGCTGCCGGAGGCGGCGGAGGTCCCGGAGGGAACGGTGCCCGCCGAGCGGCGCTCGCTGCCGCCGGAGCTCGACACACCGTGA
- a CDS encoding VOC family protein, whose amino-acid sequence MSSMTGIRQRIVPNIWCNGNAEEAGRFYADALPDTTYEVEARYPEEGLEDFQHDLAGAALTVAVVVSGTRLTLINAGPEFRPTPAISFMLNFDPLLFGGANAEGQEAARRALDATWAALADGGLVRMELGEYPFAARYGWVEDRFGVNWQLMLTDPAGDPRPFVVPALMFGGAAQDKAAEAADFYVDMFEDTPGGTEVGNRSPYGVPTGPASADALAYGELRIGDQWLMASDYGADHDFGFGEGVSLEVQCDDQAEIDRLWDALSAVPEAEQCGWAKDPYGVSWQIVPANMAELMARPQAFEHMMGMKKLVIDDF is encoded by the coding sequence ATGAGCAGCATGACCGGTATCCGGCAGAGGATCGTCCCGAACATCTGGTGCAACGGCAACGCCGAGGAGGCCGGCCGGTTCTACGCCGACGCGCTGCCCGACACGACGTACGAGGTCGAGGCGCGCTATCCCGAGGAAGGGCTGGAGGACTTCCAGCACGACCTTGCCGGCGCTGCGCTCACCGTCGCGGTCGTGGTGTCGGGGACGCGGCTGACCCTGATCAACGCCGGCCCGGAGTTCCGGCCGACGCCGGCGATCTCGTTCATGCTGAACTTCGACCCGCTGCTCTTCGGTGGCGCGAACGCCGAGGGCCAGGAGGCGGCCCGGCGAGCGCTGGATGCGACCTGGGCTGCGCTGGCCGACGGCGGGCTCGTGCGGATGGAGCTCGGCGAGTACCCGTTCGCTGCGCGCTACGGCTGGGTCGAGGACCGCTTCGGCGTCAACTGGCAGCTGATGCTCACCGACCCCGCAGGCGATCCGCGCCCGTTCGTCGTCCCGGCGCTGATGTTCGGTGGCGCGGCGCAGGACAAGGCGGCCGAGGCCGCGGACTTCTACGTCGACATGTTCGAGGACACGCCCGGCGGCACCGAGGTCGGCAACCGCTCGCCCTACGGCGTCCCGACCGGACCGGCGAGTGCCGACGCCCTCGCGTACGGCGAGCTGCGGATCGGCGACCAGTGGCTGATGGCGTCCGACTACGGCGCCGACCACGATTTCGGGTTCGGCGAGGGCGTCTCGCTCGAGGTGCAGTGCGACGACCAGGCCGAGATCGACCGGCTCTGGGACGCGCTGTCGGCCGTCCCCGAGGCCGAGCAGTGCGGGTGGGCCAAGGACCCCTACGGCGTGAGCTGGCAGATCGTCCCCGCGAACATGGCCGAGCTGATGGCACGCCCGCAGGCGTTCGAGCACATGATGGGCATGAAGAAGCTCGTGATCGACGACTTCTGA
- a CDS encoding D-Ala-D-Ala carboxypeptidase family metallohydrolase, protein MVRSLTRIAAALALLLSTAVIGLVGTAAPASADGCYTWSRTLAQGSSGSDVRQLQIRVSGYPAYGAVLALDGSYGPATKAAVKRFQQAYGLTADGIAGPQTYSKLYALQDNDCTPANFSYGELNRCNSSWSGGAVSASTAKANALVTMWKLQALRHALGDRAIYVNSGFRSYSCNSAVGGSSNSRHLYGDAADLAAGSHGFCTIAKRARYHGFNMILGPGYPNHNDHVHLAAPSSRYWSASTCGI, encoded by the coding sequence ATGGTTCGATCGCTCACACGCATCGCCGCAGCCCTTGCGCTGCTCCTGTCCACCGCCGTCATCGGCCTCGTCGGAACGGCCGCGCCCGCGTCCGCCGACGGCTGCTACACCTGGTCGCGCACCCTCGCGCAGGGCTCGAGCGGCTCCGACGTCCGCCAGCTACAGATCCGCGTCTCCGGCTACCCCGCGTACGGCGCCGTGCTCGCACTCGACGGCAGCTACGGCCCCGCCACGAAGGCGGCGGTCAAACGGTTCCAGCAGGCGTACGGACTGACCGCCGACGGCATCGCCGGCCCCCAGACGTACTCCAAGCTCTACGCGCTGCAGGACAACGACTGCACGCCCGCCAACTTCAGCTACGGCGAGCTCAACCGCTGCAACAGCTCCTGGTCCGGTGGCGCCGTCTCGGCGTCGACGGCGAAGGCGAACGCGCTCGTCACGATGTGGAAGCTCCAAGCCCTGCGGCACGCGCTCGGCGACCGGGCGATCTACGTGAACAGCGGATTCCGCAGCTACTCCTGCAACTCCGCGGTGGGCGGATCGTCGAACAGCCGCCATCTCTACGGCGACGCGGCGGACCTGGCCGCGGGGTCGCACGGCTTCTGCACGATCGCGAAGCGGGCCCGCTACCACGGGTTCAACATGATCCTCGGCCCCGGCTACCCGAACCACAACGACCACGTCCACCTCGCCGCGCCGTCGTCGCGCTACTGGTCCGCGTCGACCTGCGGGATCTGA
- a CDS encoding ankyrin repeat domain-containing protein, with protein sequence MESASAGITEWPGVVDPSLLKPELVSDANRLADAARSGAWDSVLSLLESSPWLGPNRWRVDGSSWFTALHQAAWHGAPVAVVERLVAMGAWRSLRTAAGDRAVDIARDRGHAHLVAALETTRDGTRDRRRYEAWDRHLTELIASRTASLEPVRYRPVPTEVVEVEGLETLWFPYPGMYGGFSISVHRSRLFVESWSRVAGGSGQAHVITEDHCVLVDEGFV encoded by the coding sequence GTGGAGAGTGCGAGCGCAGGAATCACCGAGTGGCCGGGCGTCGTCGATCCGTCGCTGCTGAAGCCCGAGCTGGTCAGCGATGCGAACCGGCTCGCCGACGCGGCGAGGTCGGGCGCGTGGGACTCGGTCCTCTCGCTGCTGGAGTCGTCTCCGTGGCTCGGACCGAACCGCTGGCGCGTCGACGGCAGCAGCTGGTTCACGGCACTCCATCAGGCGGCGTGGCACGGCGCGCCCGTGGCCGTGGTCGAGCGGCTCGTCGCGATGGGTGCGTGGCGTTCGCTGCGGACCGCCGCGGGCGATCGCGCGGTGGACATCGCGAGGGACCGCGGCCACGCCCACCTGGTCGCGGCCCTCGAGACCACACGGGACGGGACTCGCGACCGGCGGCGCTACGAGGCCTGGGACCGTCACCTGACCGAGCTGATCGCGAGCCGTACGGCGTCGCTCGAACCGGTCCGGTACCGCCCCGTCCCCACCGAGGTCGTGGAGGTCGAGGGGCTGGAGACGCTGTGGTTCCCCTACCCCGGCATGTACGGCGGGTTCTCGATCTCGGTCCACCGGTCGCGGCTGTTCGTGGAGAGCTGGAGCCGGGTCGCCGGCGGCTCCGGACAAGCGCACGTCATCACGGAGGACCACTGCGTCCTCGTCGACGAAGGCTTCGTCTAG